A portion of the Myripristis murdjan chromosome 13, fMyrMur1.1, whole genome shotgun sequence genome contains these proteins:
- the lyrm9 gene encoding LYR motif-containing protein 9, translating into MPLAGAELVQTPVHLYRYLLRCCRLLPSNAMRKHYQHAIRQGYNSHADEEDPERIKMIIERAIADADWILDKYTKKK; encoded by the exons ATGCCTTTAGCCGGAGCAGAGTTGGTCCAGACGCCAGTGCACCTCTATCGTTACCTCCTCAGATGCTGCAGGCTTCTGCCGAGCAATGCAATGAGGAAGCATTACCAGCACGCAATAAGACAG GGATACAACAGTCATGCAGACGAAGAGGACCCCGAGAGGATAAAAATGATCATTGAAAGAGCTATTGCAGACGCTGACTGGATTCTTGATAAA TACACAAAGAAGAAGTGA